Proteins encoded by one window of Lactobacillus paragasseri:
- a CDS encoding LacI family DNA-binding transcriptional regulator, protein MTTLSDVAKKASVSKMTVSRVINHPQQVTPELRKIVEQAMEQLNYHPNSVASALAHHRTNVVKLVILEDIDTTEPYYMNLLFGIASGLGKKHYALQLATDSEVGGGDGYIITGGRANDAKWLDQLNKPFVLFGENRYGYDFIDTDNKLGEQIATQYALDKNYQSIVFIGIDEKEPFEYSREAGYINTLQKHNMIPKIFRIQNHSSLAEKLIISNWKKFAPNTCFICASDRIAVGVVRAIQRKNGNIPRDFGIIGFDGVFLDQVSNPKLTTIKQNLFKLGELLAEMILQKIQQGGAQQGEVLIEPELIKSESTRI, encoded by the coding sequence ATGACTACTTTATCTGATGTAGCAAAAAAAGCTAGCGTGTCTAAGATGACGGTATCACGCGTCATTAATCATCCTCAACAGGTTACGCCTGAATTAAGAAAAATTGTCGAACAGGCAATGGAACAACTAAATTATCATCCAAATTCAGTTGCTAGTGCACTAGCCCACCACCGTACAAATGTAGTTAAATTAGTAATTCTGGAGGATATTGATACAACTGAACCTTACTACATGAATTTACTTTTCGGGATTGCTAGTGGATTAGGTAAAAAACACTATGCACTACAGTTAGCAACCGATAGTGAGGTTGGTGGCGGCGATGGTTATATTATCACAGGTGGCAGAGCAAATGATGCCAAATGGCTGGACCAATTAAATAAACCATTTGTGTTATTCGGTGAAAATCGCTATGGCTATGATTTTATTGATACCGATAATAAATTAGGTGAACAAATAGCCACACAATATGCTCTGGATAAAAATTATCAATCAATTGTTTTCATTGGAATTGATGAAAAAGAGCCTTTTGAATATTCGAGAGAAGCTGGATATATCAACACCTTGCAGAAGCATAATATGATTCCTAAGATTTTTAGAATCCAAAATCATAGTAGTTTAGCTGAAAAACTAATTATTAGTAATTGGAAAAAGTTTGCCCCCAACACTTGTTTTATTTGTGCAAGTGACCGAATAGCGGTTGGGGTTGTACGTGCTATTCAAAGAAAAAATGGAAATATTCCACGGGATTTTGGAATTATTGGCTTCGATGGAGTTTTCTTAGATCAGGTATCAAATCCTAAGTTAACAACTATTAAACAAAATTTATTTAAGTTAGGTGAACTCTTAGCAGAAATGATTTTGCAAAAGATTCAACAAGGCGGAGCTCAGCAGGGCGAGGTTCTTATTGAACCGGAATTAATAAAAAGTGAATCTACTAGAATTTAA
- the glmU gene encoding bifunctional UDP-N-acetylglucosamine diphosphorylase/glucosamine-1-phosphate N-acetyltransferase GlmU, whose translation MNKYIVILAAGKGTRMKSQLYKVLHKVCGKTMVEHVVDAAKGTNPDKIITVVGNGADSVKDVLSGQSDFAFQKQQLGTGDAVLAASDLLANLEGSTLVATGDTPLFTAETFNNLFKKHEESGNSATVLTAKAPNPFGYGRIIRDEDGNVLRIVEQKDGTPEELAVDEINTGVFCFDNKELFKALKQVGNDNAQGEYYLTDVLEIMRKAGHKVGAYEMPDFSESLGVNDRIALAQATKIMQRRINEEHMRNGVSFIDPDTAYIDSDVKIGNDTVIEGNVVIKGNTEIGSDCYITNSSRIVDSKIGNHVTITSSTLQEAQMDDNTDIGPNSHLRPKAIIRKGAHIGNFVEIKKAEIGENSKVGHLTYVGDATLGKDINIGCGTIFSNYDGVKKFHTNVGDHSFIGAGATIIAPVNIADHAFVAADSTITKDVERYDMAIARGRQTNKPDYWHKLPLSKDKEWE comes from the coding sequence ATGAATAAGTATATTGTTATCTTAGCTGCTGGAAAAGGTACCCGCATGAAGTCCCAACTTTACAAGGTATTACACAAGGTTTGCGGTAAAACTATGGTAGAGCATGTGGTGGATGCTGCTAAGGGCACTAATCCAGATAAGATTATTACTGTAGTTGGAAATGGTGCAGATAGCGTTAAAGATGTTTTATCAGGTCAATCAGACTTTGCTTTTCAAAAGCAACAATTAGGTACTGGCGATGCTGTACTGGCAGCTAGTGATTTATTAGCAAATCTTGAGGGTTCAACTTTAGTTGCTACTGGTGATACTCCGTTATTTACTGCTGAAACTTTTAACAACTTATTTAAGAAGCATGAAGAAAGTGGAAATAGCGCAACTGTTTTAACTGCAAAAGCGCCAAATCCATTTGGTTACGGCCGTATTATTCGTGACGAAGATGGAAATGTTTTAAGAATTGTTGAACAAAAAGATGGTACGCCAGAAGAATTAGCAGTAGATGAAATTAATACTGGTGTCTTTTGCTTTGATAATAAAGAACTATTTAAGGCTTTAAAACAAGTTGGCAATGACAACGCTCAAGGCGAATATTACTTAACTGATGTTTTAGAAATTATGCGTAAAGCTGGTCATAAAGTTGGTGCGTATGAAATGCCAGATTTTAGTGAGAGCTTAGGAGTTAATGACCGAATTGCTCTTGCTCAGGCAACTAAGATTATGCAAAGAAGGATTAATGAAGAGCACATGAGGAATGGTGTTTCATTTATTGATCCAGATACAGCATATATTGATAGTGACGTTAAGATCGGTAATGACACTGTTATTGAAGGAAACGTTGTTATTAAAGGAAACACTGAAATTGGCAGTGACTGTTATATTACTAATAGTTCAAGAATAGTTGATTCTAAGATTGGTAATCATGTTACTATTACTTCTTCAACTCTTCAAGAAGCTCAAATGGATGATAATACTGATATTGGACCTAATTCTCACCTTCGTCCAAAGGCAATTATTAGAAAAGGTGCTCATATCGGAAACTTTGTTGAGATCAAGAAAGCTGAAATTGGTGAAAATAGTAAAGTAGGACACTTAACCTATGTTGGGGATGCTACTTTAGGTAAAGATATTAATATTGGCTGTGGTACTATTTTCTCTAACTATGATGGTGTGAAGAAGTTCCATACTAATGTGGGGGATCATTCATTCATTGGTGCTGGTGCTACGATTATTGCCCCAGTTAATATTGCAGATCATGCATTTGTTGCAGCTGACTCAACTATTACTAAAGATGTTGAACGCTATGATATGGCAATTGCTAGGGGAAGACAAACGAACAAGCCTGATTACTGGCATAAGTTACCGCTCTCAAAAGATAAAGAATGGGAATAA
- a CDS encoding ribose-phosphate diphosphokinase, with the protein MSQLDKEIKIFALNSNKPLAEKIADKVGVKLGKSDVKRFSDGEIQINIDESVRGKDVYLVQSTSAPVNDNLMELLIMIDAVKRASARSVNLVMPYYGYARQDRKTRAREPITAKLVADMLQKAGADRVLSLDLHAPQIQGFFDIPVDNLMGAPLLADYFLSHELEKDAVVVSPDHGGVTRARKLAEFLKTPIAIVDKRRPKANVAEVMNIIGDVEGKRAIIIDDMIDTAGTITLASQALMDAGATEVYASATHAVLSGPAIERLNNSPIKKLILTDSINQPEEKDLSKAEIVSVGPLMGEAIKLIQEHKPVSPLFNTRFQSHN; encoded by the coding sequence ATGTCTCAATTAGACAAAGAAATCAAAATTTTTGCGCTTAACTCTAATAAGCCTTTAGCAGAAAAAATTGCTGATAAGGTTGGAGTTAAGCTTGGTAAATCTGATGTTAAACGTTTCAGCGATGGTGAAATCCAAATTAACATCGATGAGTCAGTTCGTGGTAAAGATGTTTACTTGGTACAATCAACTTCAGCTCCAGTAAATGATAATTTAATGGAATTATTGATCATGATTGATGCTGTTAAACGTGCATCAGCTAGAAGCGTAAACTTAGTTATGCCTTACTACGGATATGCACGTCAAGATCGAAAGACCCGTGCACGTGAGCCAATTACAGCTAAGTTAGTAGCTGATATGTTGCAAAAAGCTGGTGCTGATCGAGTTCTTTCGCTTGATTTACATGCCCCACAAATCCAAGGATTCTTCGATATTCCAGTTGATAATTTAATGGGTGCCCCACTCCTTGCTGACTATTTCTTGAGTCATGAATTAGAAAAAGATGCTGTTGTAGTTTCACCTGACCATGGTGGCGTAACTAGAGCAAGAAAATTAGCAGAATTTCTTAAGACTCCAATTGCTATTGTGGACAAACGCCGTCCAAAGGCAAATGTTGCTGAAGTTATGAATATTATTGGTGATGTAGAAGGCAAACGTGCAATCATTATTGATGATATGATTGATACCGCAGGTACCATTACCTTAGCTTCTCAAGCTTTAATGGATGCTGGTGCAACTGAAGTTTATGCATCTGCAACTCATGCTGTTTTGTCTGGTCCAGCAATTGAGCGTTTAAATAATTCTCCTATTAAGAAATTGATTTTAACTGACTCAATCAATCAACCTGAAGAAAAAGACTTGTCTAAGGCTGAAATTGTTTCTGTTGGGCCATTGATGGGTGAAGCAATTAAATTGATCCAAGAACATAAACCAGTTAGTCCACTGTTTAATACTCGTTTTCAATCACATAACTAA